The Micromonospora sp. NBC_00421 genome contains a region encoding:
- a CDS encoding helix-turn-helix domain-containing protein — protein sequence MDSSELLPVGRRVAYWRGRRRLSQQVFADRLGRSKSWVDKVERGIRSLDKVSTLREIAAVLRIDAAVLLGRDTQPAVTAQGVERVARIREALSAYEIALGRPAARGVPSADRVVRDVEHTWVLFQHARYPQVTDVLPGLLAGVQRVAADDHERSRPLLVEVYRLTASLLVKLGEAELAWLAADRAMATGAGDPLLVAAATVQLGQVFRASGWPRAAVSAALAAAYRIAPLEPEDGDPGELSLCGTLLVQAALAAAHRGDDRATGELLDEAADMAAQVGEGHDHHRTAFGPTAVDLARTAVALDLGHAGEAVAWHERTTRRDAWRWLPLEHRAAHLIDAARAYLQADDPANAGRVLADADRMAPAEVRHRPVARDVLGQVARAPHAPATSIQLAAALGVT from the coding sequence GTGGACAGCAGTGAGCTGCTGCCTGTCGGCCGGCGGGTGGCGTACTGGCGGGGGCGGCGCAGGTTGTCGCAGCAGGTGTTCGCCGATCGGCTCGGCAGGTCGAAGTCCTGGGTCGACAAGGTCGAGCGCGGTATCCGGTCGCTCGACAAGGTGTCGACGTTGCGGGAGATCGCCGCCGTGCTGCGGATCGACGCCGCCGTGCTGCTCGGCAGGGACACCCAACCCGCCGTGACGGCTCAGGGGGTCGAGAGGGTGGCGCGGATCCGGGAGGCGCTGTCGGCGTACGAAATCGCTCTGGGTCGACCGGCGGCCCGTGGGGTGCCCTCGGCCGACCGGGTGGTCCGGGATGTCGAGCACACCTGGGTGCTGTTCCAACATGCCCGGTATCCGCAGGTGACCGACGTTCTGCCGGGTCTGCTGGCCGGCGTGCAACGGGTAGCCGCCGACGATCACGAGCGGAGCCGCCCGCTGCTGGTGGAGGTCTACCGGCTCACCGCGTCGCTGCTGGTGAAGCTCGGCGAGGCCGAGCTGGCCTGGCTGGCCGCAGATCGGGCCATGGCAACCGGGGCCGGCGACCCCCTGCTGGTGGCCGCCGCCACGGTGCAGCTCGGGCAGGTGTTCCGCGCCTCGGGGTGGCCACGGGCGGCGGTGTCGGCGGCGCTCGCCGCCGCGTACCGGATCGCCCCGCTCGAACCCGAGGACGGTGACCCTGGCGAATTGTCGTTGTGCGGGACGCTGCTGGTGCAGGCCGCCCTGGCAGCGGCCCACCGGGGTGACGACCGCGCCACCGGTGAACTCCTCGACGAGGCCGCCGACATGGCCGCGCAGGTCGGCGAGGGCCACGACCACCACCGGACCGCGTTCGGGCCGACGGCGGTCGACCTCGCCCGTACCGCCGTCGCCCTCGACCTGGGCCATGCCGGCGAGGCGGTGGCCTGGCACGAGAGGACGACCCGGCGGGACGCCTGGCGGTGGCTGCCGCTGGAACACCGGGCGGCGCACCTGATCGACGCGGCCCGCGCCTACCTCCAGGCCGACGACCCGGCCAACGCCGGCCGGGTGCTGGCCGACGCCGACCGGATGGCACCCGCCGAGGTGCGCCACCGACCGGTCGCCCGGGACGTGCTCGGCCAGGTGGCCCGCGCCCCGCACGCCCCGGCCACGAGCATCCAGCTCGCCGCCGCCCTCGGGGTGACCTGA
- a CDS encoding restriction endonuclease subunit S has protein sequence MSAPASSKLADVASINPRLTSRPADDDLISFVPMSAVDGQTGTTEMGEERAFGEVSKGYTVFSDKDVLVAKITPCFENGKIAQAGLKHRIGVGSTEFHVIRPNQTRLDARYLLHFLRRPQVRVAGERRMTGSAGQRRVPEAFLAGLSVPTPSLLEQKRIADVLDRADELRAKRRESLAHLDVLTQSIFLEMFGGTHSILTDWPTATLGELLDFLTSGSRGWAVHYADHGDLFLRIQNVRGGELLLEDVAYVQAPETAEARRARVEPGDVLLSITADLGRTAVVPDGLSTAYINQHLSILRCSKLEPVYLSAYLSSPIGQDQILRRNRQGVKAGLNFDDVKGVAIPCPPRAIQLKYAERTEAVRRLRTQYRTSSAELDALFASLQDRAFRGLL, from the coding sequence ATGAGCGCGCCGGCCTCTTCCAAGCTGGCAGATGTCGCTTCGATCAATCCAAGGCTGACCAGTCGTCCGGCAGACGATGATCTCATCTCATTCGTTCCCATGTCTGCGGTTGACGGCCAGACCGGAACCACAGAGATGGGCGAGGAACGAGCTTTCGGCGAGGTCAGCAAGGGTTACACCGTTTTTTCCGATAAGGATGTCCTGGTCGCGAAGATCACCCCCTGCTTTGAAAATGGCAAGATTGCTCAGGCTGGGCTCAAGCATCGGATAGGCGTCGGTTCGACCGAGTTCCATGTGATTCGCCCAAACCAAACCCGGCTTGACGCGCGCTATCTCCTCCATTTCCTGCGTAGGCCCCAAGTTCGCGTCGCCGGTGAACGTCGGATGACTGGCAGTGCAGGGCAACGTCGCGTACCGGAAGCCTTCCTCGCTGGTCTTTCGGTTCCGACTCCGTCTCTGTTGGAGCAGAAGAGAATCGCCGACGTGTTGGATCGGGCGGACGAACTCCGCGCCAAGCGCCGGGAATCCCTCGCTCACCTGGACGTCCTCACTCAATCCATTTTTCTTGAGATGTTTGGAGGTACGCACAGCATTCTAACGGATTGGCCAACCGCTACTCTTGGAGAGCTCCTTGATTTCCTGACAAGTGGCTCACGGGGCTGGGCCGTCCATTATGCAGATCACGGAGACCTCTTCCTCAGGATTCAGAACGTACGAGGTGGTGAACTCCTGCTGGAAGACGTTGCTTACGTGCAAGCGCCGGAAACCGCTGAAGCAAGGCGAGCAAGGGTGGAGCCGGGCGATGTCTTGTTAAGCATTACGGCGGATCTCGGCCGCACAGCCGTTGTCCCAGATGGTCTCAGTACGGCTTACATTAACCAGCATCTTTCAATTCTTCGATGCTCAAAACTGGAGCCGGTGTACCTTTCTGCTTATTTGTCGTCACCAATTGGGCAAGATCAAATCCTTCGAAGAAACCGTCAGGGAGTTAAAGCTGGCCTGAATTTTGACGACGTGAAGGGCGTTGCTATACCGTGTCCTCCACGTGCTATTCAGCTAAAGTACGCGGAACGTACTGAAGCCGTGCGGCGACTCAGAACGCAGTATCGAACAAGTTCGGCCGAACTAGATGCGTTGTTCGCGTCGTTGCAGGATCGGGCTTTCCGGGGGTTGCTCTGA
- a CDS encoding type I restriction-modification system subunit M, with protein sequence MGTRHVITGELKSRIDRVWDAFWSGGISNPLEVIEQITYLLFIKRLDEIETRELKKAERFPDASVTLRFKPDEQELRWSRFKDLDPETMFKTVTHQVFPYLQRLGGDGSTYSHHMRDARFTIPSPALLDRVVDMLDKLPMDDRDTRGDLYEYMLSKIATAGHNGQFRTSRHIIQLMVEMTAPRPDDEICDPACGTAGFLVEANEYVRRVHPEALLDTKQREHFHGNMFHGFDFDGTMLRIGSMNMLLHGVDSPDIRYRDSLAESVSGESEKYSLILANPPFAGSLDYESTSKDLQRVVKTKKTELLFLALFLRLLKPGGRAAVIVPEGVLFGSSKAHKELRRMLVEDQKLDGVVKLPSGTFKPYSGVSTAILFFTKTNSGGTDHVWFYEVTADGWSLDDKRTPLLPAEKLGPGAVLTGDEHAKNNLPDALARWSRRGGDELQRARTEQSFCVPKADIVEQGYDLSLNRYKEIVHEETEHRSPLDILADLERLESEIQQGMTDLKAMLG encoded by the coding sequence ATGGGGACGAGGCACGTGATAACCGGTGAACTGAAGAGCAGGATCGATCGCGTCTGGGATGCCTTCTGGTCGGGCGGCATCTCCAACCCGCTGGAGGTGATCGAGCAGATCACCTACCTGCTCTTCATCAAGCGGCTGGACGAGATCGAGACGCGGGAGTTGAAGAAGGCGGAACGTTTCCCGGACGCCTCGGTCACCCTGCGGTTCAAGCCGGACGAGCAGGAACTCCGCTGGTCGAGGTTCAAGGACCTGGATCCGGAGACGATGTTCAAGACCGTCACCCACCAGGTGTTCCCGTACCTCCAGCGGCTCGGTGGCGACGGCTCCACCTATTCGCACCATATGCGGGACGCCCGGTTCACCATCCCCAGCCCGGCGCTTCTCGACCGAGTGGTCGACATGCTCGACAAGCTCCCGATGGATGACCGGGACACCAGGGGTGACCTCTACGAGTACATGCTCAGCAAGATCGCCACGGCCGGACACAATGGACAGTTCCGCACCTCCCGGCACATCATCCAGCTCATGGTCGAGATGACCGCCCCGAGGCCGGACGACGAGATCTGCGACCCGGCCTGCGGCACCGCTGGCTTCCTGGTCGAGGCCAACGAGTACGTCCGGCGCGTCCACCCGGAGGCGCTGCTCGACACGAAGCAGCGGGAACACTTCCACGGGAACATGTTCCACGGCTTCGACTTCGACGGCACGATGCTGCGGATCGGCAGCATGAACATGCTGCTGCACGGCGTGGACAGCCCGGATATCCGCTACCGCGACTCGCTCGCCGAGAGCGTCAGCGGCGAGTCCGAGAAGTACTCGCTGATCCTGGCCAACCCGCCGTTCGCCGGCAGCCTCGACTACGAGAGCACGTCCAAGGACCTCCAGCGGGTCGTCAAGACCAAGAAGACCGAGCTGTTGTTCCTCGCCCTCTTCCTCCGGCTGCTCAAGCCCGGCGGGCGGGCGGCCGTGATCGTGCCGGAGGGCGTCCTCTTCGGATCGAGCAAGGCGCACAAGGAGCTGCGCCGGATGCTGGTCGAGGACCAGAAGCTCGACGGAGTGGTCAAGCTGCCCAGCGGCACCTTCAAGCCCTACTCGGGCGTCTCCACCGCGATCCTGTTCTTCACCAAGACCAACAGCGGCGGGACCGACCACGTCTGGTTCTACGAGGTGACCGCCGACGGCTGGAGCCTGGACGACAAGAGGACTCCGTTGCTGCCGGCCGAGAAGTTGGGGCCGGGTGCGGTGCTGACCGGGGACGAGCATGCGAAGAACAACCTGCCGGACGCGTTGGCGCGGTGGTCCCGCCGGGGCGGGGACGAGTTGCAGCGGGCGCGGACCGAGCAGAGCTTCTGTGTGCCCAAGGCCGACATCGTCGAGCAGGGCTACGACCTCAGCCTCAACCGCTACAAGGAGATCGTCCACGAAGAGACCGAACATCGCTCGCCACTGGACATCCTGGCCGATCTGGAACGCCTGGAATCCGAGATCCAGCAGGGCATGACCGACCTGAAGGCGATGCTCGGATGA